One Lutzomyia longipalpis isolate SR_M1_2022 chromosome 4, ASM2433408v1 DNA segment encodes these proteins:
- the LOC129795017 gene encoding bestrophin-2-like codes for MTITYTAEVATCRGFGCFLKLLLRWRGSIYKLVWLDLVTFLSIYYTFNIIYRFVLDEEQKNYFEGLVIYFNSYTNLIPLSFVLGFYVSMVMTRWWDQYLTIPLPFSISVLVSANIHGQDEGGRLMRRTIVRYVCLCITMVFINIAPRVKRRFPTLQQLVEAGLLTDNERAIIANMNERFPRTSKHWMPIVWAASIVTRARKEGRIRDDFAVKSMIDELNKVRLKCGNLGEYDTISIPLVYTQVVTIAVYSYCFATIMGSQWRDYDDEINGFSIPLNFPFFATLQFFFYMGWLKVAEVLINPFGEDDEDFEVNWMVDRNLQETYMIVDLMHDEHPDLVKDQYWDQVFPSELPYTEETKEFREQPPKSSTADIEVQKTPSKTSVDNKTIDDNADKNQLGAHNESTTSDPDSVNLENIVTLALKRYFSREESQSSKEEAPKTDLDEILTALTSSDQPPPTTSSADNNLNKSRSENNDDSTKEGCSKQEDTKMAEQNGDDEFEKLRLERERERQERKKQQQITLESLNIPQGSMDVDALLEQLVTNITEQVNQRL; via the exons ATGACCATCACGTATACAGCAGAGGTTGCCACATGCAGAGGATTCGGATGCTTCCTCAAGCTCCTGCTAAG aTGGCGCGGAAGCATCTACAAACTAGTATGGCTAGATTTGGTTACATTTCTCTCCATTTATTACACATTTAATATTATCTATCGCTTTGTCTTGGATGAAGAGCAAAAGAA ttactTTGAAGGCTTGGTCATTTACTTCAACTCCTACACAAATCTCATTCCTCTCTCCTTCGTTCTGGGCTTCTACGTCTCAATGGTGATGACACGATGGTGGGATCAGTACCTAACAATTCCTCTACCCTTTTCCATCTCTGTGCTTGTTAGTGCAAATATTCACGGACAG GATGAAGGAGGACGTTTAATGAGACGAACTATAGTCCGGTACGTTTGCCTCTGCATTACAATGGTTTTCATAAATATCGCTCCGCGTGTGAAGAGGCGCTTTCCAACGCTCCAGCAACTCGTAGAGGCTGGGCTCCTCACGGATAACGAACGTGCAATAATAGCAAACATGAATGAACGTTTTCCGCGTACTTCAAAGCACTGGATGCCAATAGTTTGGGCAGCAAGTATCGTGACGCGTGCCCGGAAAGAAGGAAGAATACGTGATGATTTTGCCGTAAAGTCAATGAttgatgaattaaataaagtcCGCCTAAAATGCGGGAATCTTGGTGAATACGACACCATCAGTATACCTCTCGTGTACACGCAAGTAGTCACCATAGCTGTCTATTCGTACTGCTTTGCAACCATTATGGGTAGTCAGTGGCGTGACTATGATGACGAAATTAATGGCTTCTCAATTCCACTGAATTTCCCCTTTTTCGCAACCCTCCAATTCTTCTTCTACATGGGATGGCTGAAAGTGGCTGAAGTCCTCATTAATCCCTTTGGGGAGGATGATGAGGACTTCGAAGTGAACTGGATGGTGGATCGGAATCTCCAGGAAACATACATGATTGTCGATTTGATGCACGATGAACACCCGGATCTGGTTAAGGATCAATACTGGGATCAAGTCTTCCCTAGCGAACTACCTTACACAGAGGAAACAAAAGAATTCCGCGAACAACCACCGAAATCATCAACTGCTGACATTGAAGTCCAGAAAACACCTTCGAAGACTTCAGTGGACAATAAAACG ATCGATGACAACGCGGATAAAAACCAATTAGGAGCACACAATGAATCCACAACGAGCGATCCCGACTCTGTGAATCTTGAGAATATAGTCACTTTAGCCCTAAAGCGTTACTTCAGCCGGGAAGAAAGCCAATCGAGTAAGGAAGAAGCGCCTAAAACGGACCTTGATGAAATTCTCACAGCTTTAACATCCTCTGATCAGCCTCCTCCTACCACGTCTTCAGCAGACAATAACCTCAACAAGTCGAGAAGTGAGAACAATGACGATTCCACAAAAGAAGGATGCAGTAAACAGGAAGATACCAAAATGgcggaacaaaatggcgatgatgaatttgaaaaattgcgcTTGGAACGTGAAAGAGAACGCCAAGAGCGTAAGAAGCAGCAGCAAATTACTCTTGAATCACTTAACATACCACAAGGATCCATGGATGTAGATGCATTGCTTGAGCAGCTTGTGACAAATATTACGGAGCAGGTTAATCAGCGCCTctag
- the LOC129795081 gene encoding bestrophin-2-like, whose product MRRTIVRYVCLCITMVLIRVAPRVKKRFPTLQRLVEAGLLTDSERTIIAKMDERFPRPSKHWMPIVWAASIVTRARKEGLIRDDFAVKTLIDQLNSLRDSASILLKYDTITIPLVYTQVVTLAVYSYCAANILASQWFESSDEGKDQALDVYFPFFSTLQFFFYMGWLKVAEVLINPFGEDDEDFEVNWMIDENLKGCYMIVDEMHHEHPELMKDQYWDEVFPNELPGAEEFHEQHPEASTSKLEIPEAEAHLTSKLPPKIIVDDMVRANNQRLKKEFFCC is encoded by the coding sequence ATGAGACGAACTATAGTCCGATACGTTTGCCTCTGCATAACAATGGTTCTAATAAGAGTAGCCCCAAGAGTGAAGAAGCGCTTCCCAACGCTCCAACGGCTCGTGGAAGCTGGCCTCCTAACGGACAGTGAACGAACTATAATAGCCAAAATGGATGAACGTTTTCCGCGTCCTTCGAAGCATTGGATGCCAATTGTTTGGGCAGCAAGTATCGTGACGCGTGCCCGGAAAGAAGGTCTCATACGGGATGACTTTGCCGTCAAGACACTTATTGATCAGCTTAACAGCCTTCGTGACAGTGCGAGTATTCTTCTCAAGTACGACACTATCACCATTCCTCTTGTCTACACACAAGTAGTCACCCTGGCCGTCTATTCGTACTGCGCCGCAAATATTTTGGCAAGCCAATGGTTTGAGAGTAGTGATGAAGGGAAAGATCAAGCCTTAGATGTCTACTTCCCATTTTTCTCAACGCTTCAATTCTTCTTCTACATGGGATGGCTGAAAGTAGCTGAAGTCCTCATTAATCCCTTTGGGGAGGATGATGAAGACTTCGAAGTGAATTGGATGATTGATGAAAATCTCAAAGGATGCTACATGATTGTCGATGAGATGCATCATGAGCATCCGGAGTTGATGAAGGATCAATACTGGGATGAAGTCTTCCCAAATGAGCTTCCTGGTGCGGAAGAATTTCACGAACAACACCCAGAAGCATCAACATCTAAGCTTGAGATTCCAGAAGCTGAAGCACACCTAACCTCTAAATTGCCACCAAAAATCATTGTGGATGACATGGTACGAGCCAACAACCAAAGActtaaaaaagagtttttctgtTGTTaa
- the LOC129795050 gene encoding protein artemis-like, producing MSTFPGPLVEFPGVSVDRFDGENRENSVFFLSHCHTDHMVGLHLGALPGPLYVSEISAVILRQRYPQLEDVRTLEIGVETEVQLKNGSVRVTAIPAGHCPGSVMFLFEAPTCRVLYTGDFRLREKDVRNIRVFERIRGKLDNLYVDSTFLCKSYEDFPSRSVSTKTIVDLIEEWTAKSEEHIVWLKTPAHYGSEFLFKEIHKRTRMPLHIEPWNMADYAYIPDMDGVFTVDEKQSQIHACWKPGCPVVRSSGKKVREILPTAMFWTNWKESRDFVKVTNFNIRVCYSSHSSMRELRDFITFLRPASVKLNVIQESKKTEMYNALRKILAQVDADKEKEVAEDPAAETPAAEEPEIISFKNIKFRDKQDVEFSMNSEEEPDEAPTFIPKRKKR from the exons ATGAGTACCTTTCCTGGACCCCTCGTGGAGTTTCCTGGTGTATCAGTTGATCGTTTTGATGgtgaaaatcgtgaaaattccGTGTTCTTCCTATCCCATTGTCACACGGATCATATGGTTGGTTTGCATTTGGGAGCACTTCCTGGCCCACTGTATGTGAGTGAGATTTCCGCTGTGATCCTCCGACAGAGATATCCCCAATTGGAGGATGTTAGAACGTTGGAAATTGGCGTGGAGACGGAAGTTCAGCTGAAGAATGGAAGTGTGCGTGTTACGGCAATCCCTGCTGGGCATTGTCCAGGATCTGTGATGTTCCTCTTTGAAGCACCCACATGCCGTGTTCTCTATACGGGTGATTTCCGTCTCAGGGAGAAGGATGTGCGGAATATTCGGGTTTTTGAGCGAATTCGCGGGAAGCTGGATAACCTCTATGTGGATTCAACATTTCTCTGCAAAAGCTACGAGGATTTCCCCTCCCGGTCTGTCAGCACAAAGACCATTGTGGATTTAATTGAGGAATGGACAGCAAAGTCTGAGGAGCATATTGTGTGGCTGAAGACTCCAGCTCACTACGGATCGGAATTTCTCTTCAAGGAGATCCACAAACGCACCCGGATGCCCCTTCATATTGAGCCATGGAATATGGCTGATTATGCGTACATCCCTGACATGGATGGTGTGTTCACGGTGGATGAGAAACAGAGTCAAATTCACGCGTGCTGGAAACCCGGATGTCCCGTCGTGAGGAGCAGCGGAAAGAAAGTCCGTGAGATTCTCCCCACAGCCATGTTCTGGACAAACTGGAAGGAATCTCGAGACTTTGTGAAGGTTACTAATTTCAACATTCGCGTCTGCTACTCCAGTCATTCCAGCATGCGAGAACTACGAGACTTTATTACCTTCCTAAGGCCAGCAAGTGTGAAATTGAATGTTATTCAGGAGTCCAAAAA AACTGAGATGTACAACGCTCtgaggaaaattcttgccCAGGTTGATGCAGACAAAGAGAAAGAAGTGGCAGAAGATCCTGCAGCTGAAACTCCTGCCGCTGAGGAACCTGAGATAATTTCCTTCAAGAACATCAAGTTCAGAGACAAGCAGGATGTGGAATTCTCCATGAATTCCGAAGAAGAACCTGACGAAGCTCCAACCTTCATCCCCAAGAGGAAGAAGCGATAG